One stretch of Monomorium pharaonis isolate MP-MQ-018 chromosome 10, ASM1337386v2, whole genome shotgun sequence DNA includes these proteins:
- the LOC105833664 gene encoding fatty acid synthase isoform X1: protein MDDKKVRRSWNDINSGEEIVISGIAGRFPDSDNMNQLRENLFNKVDLVKENHDRWEKDIPDISNRMGTVTNIKKFDSNFFELSLDQTHTLSPETRLLMEHSYEAIIDAGINPKQLRGKNTAVIIGTYFLESQKDFLYKEEQFGGLNVIGCSKTATANMISYYLDLKGPSHTTDTACSSSLSAMAIGYNYIMSGVCEDAIIGTANLCFSPIINLLFTNLGVLSPNGYCRPFDSAANGFVRSETVAVIYLQKAKNAKRIYAICPHIKLNSDGYKSEGITYPSQLGQTNLLAEFYNECGIPTSCLDYIEAHGTGTKVGDPQEVGAIQNVLCKNRGTPLMIGSVKSNLGHTEPASGITQIAKVIISFESGFIPSNINYTTPRNDIDALMNGSVCVVQEPMPLKNGYIGISSFGFGGANVHALLKWNHKQKNYNGLPNNDLPRLVILSGSTEKSVKLFLNDVVNHPIDKEYIRLLHDIHTDNIEGHTWRGFIILHNQKQESIKEIQHCESVKRPVCFIFSALGTQWPGMGQNLLKLQVFANTIRMCDTILKPYDISVTDILTRTDEKVFENALYAFLGIIAIQIGLVDLLTSLGIIPDYMVSHSAGELGCAYADKCLTIEQTILSAYFIGLACVEGKVIRSSMALVNLNYKNLKNLISKEIEIICRNSENSSVVCGPTEFIQKFIKKLQLNNIYVKEIYCNVPYHSSYLASVKTELLLNLNNVIPRPKKRSPKWISTLIPRTEWFTSSFSSADYHTHSILNTVFFEQTRHLIPSNAVIIEITPDSVLQNILKEYLHPKIINIVLNRRTEQNVEVFLQGIGRLYNYGLQPQVANLYPPVEFPVSRGTPMISPSIRWNHSEDWFIPDCKTHKYLKRERYIEISLKDVDYDYFAGHVIDGRILLPATGYLVLVWQTIGMMKGLMFSTVPIIFRDVKFIRATHLTTNNTVTLRIAIQKDGSFEITEGDGIVVTGVAYDTSNPKQEMTSTDLLSEIDDEEEMTARDIYKELKLRGYQYSGWFRELKSASVSGNKGHIVWKNWVTFMDNMLQMRLIGYDTKGLYVPTSIQKVVINPELHISTLRHYADYVTDTILPVQIYREIDSIIAGGIEIQGLNATQISRRKLTQEAVIEHHIFIAHQDSVEISLKEAIRISAQLALEDHQITKVKAIELLEEVDNVTLEYLSSSLLIEAFEDIPLIQTNVTLLTSPNRFSSENLSQNILIADINKPTVNDKVLIVAGYNLLSKQQTSLERLLPFLKEGGYLLTREKCDMCDYNMHQQKYELNVILEKRTDKEKVVLMKKKVFVTKQIVVHISNNNFNWLDDLKSLVSDESKLEEDNRIIVVGEGDSECGLLGFVNCLRKEPGGELVRGVLIQDKEAPKFSLQDPFYLQQLEKDLTINVLRSNKIWGSYRHLRLSQEAELVPTAHVSQMICGDLNTFCWIENDLSIRYCREDLVHVVYSSLNFKDVMLATGKLIHNMALSRGRLFEYIPLGLEYVGFDVNGQRVMGVNDTDCIANVVVKNKDLCWKVPDAWTFEEAATVPCVYSTVYFALYIYGKMRKGDKILIHSGTGGIGQAAIHLALKEGCEVFTTVGTSDKRNFIKRVFPSILDEHIGNSRDISFEQMIMRQTNGRGVDIVLNSLAEEKLIASVRCLAQNGRFLEIGKFDLVSNNSLCISAFQKGISFHGILLDNIFIGDHKYKFILRKMIIDGLKNETIKPIQVKSFPKTNIEEVFRYMASGKHMGKIIINIQEKDTPLDKPIPAYRRYYCLNHKNYIVLGGLGGFGLELTDWLIFRGARNVVLISRTGIKNGYQLMKIQLWKSYGVNVHIIKDIDVTDPKDCEYLLRTAESEASVDAIFNLGVVLKDNILKNQTTETFAESFQSKARATQTLDKLSRKFCPKLRNFVVFSSVSCGRGNAGQSNYGMANSVMERVCEKRAEEGLPGLAIQWGAVGDVGLVADMQENDKELIIGGTLQQKISCCLDELDKFLLQTRPVVSSMVVAEKKSGSGEHDSPIKAVAGILDIKDMKVVSQNTSLAELGMDSMMAVEIRQTLEREFDIFLTTQEISNLTFAKLDKMSNTNVNNYDKQHENNLNADKGTYEIKLPVGILEDKDFISELYFDLLTEKQNATTEVFLIPGIDGCGTIFDNLAADIKFSATSLHYSINNTNATDVILETTDRFLNHILPKLRGGKDFVMVGYSFGSIIAIEITRRLEALNVKGRLVLIDGAPEQMRIMYKHVTSNFNDADLQFAVLINIMEMYSGTSKEIIMELQKCNTWEERYNIFAKSFLVMNTSLSPVNLKTLCTTVYKHSSALRHYDPSTLPPIKSPIILLKPTQPLHTLMTDEDYGLHKITQNTVQVHYVNGTHVTILRNEKVSTAINGKPPFII from the exons atatcccGGATATTTCAAACCGTATGGGAACAGttactaatattaaaaaatttgacagcaatttttttgaattatctTTGGATCAAACTCACACACTTTCGCCTGAAACGAGACTATTAATGGAACATTCTTACGAAGCAATTATTGATGCGGGAATCAATCCGAAGCAATTACGAGGAAAAAATACTGCTGTAATTATAGGAACATATTTTCTTGAATCGCAAAAAGATTTTCTATATAAAGAAGAGcag ttcGGTGGCCTGAATGTTATTGGATGTAGCAAAACTGCTACAGCAAACATGATTTCATACTACTTGGATTTAAAGGGACCATCGCATACAACCGATACAGCGTGTAGTTCTAGCCTTTCTGCTATGGCAATTggttacaattatattatgtcaGGAGTATGCGAAGATGCGATAATTGGGACTGCAAATCTATGTTTTAGTCCaattattaatctattattCACTAATCTtg GTGTTTTGTCACCTAATGGTTACTGCAGACCTTTTGATTCCGCTGCAAATGGCTTCGTCCGAAGTGAAACAGTGGCAgtgatatatttacaaaaagcaaaaaatgcaaaaagaatttatgCTATATGTccacatattaaattaaacagcGATGGATACAAATCAGAAGGAATAACATACCCATCGCAATTAGGACAAACTAATCTACTAGCGGAATTTTACAATGAGTGCGGAATACCAACATCTTGCTTAGATTACATTGAAGCACACGGTACCGGAACCAAAGTCGGCGATCCTCAGGAAGTCGGTGCAATTCAGAAcgttttgtgtaaaaatagaGGAACTCCATTAATGATCGGGTCCGTAAAATCTAATCTGGGTCATACTGAACCAGCAAGTGGCATCACTCAGATTGCTAAG gtaATAATATCATTTGAAAGCGGTTTTATTccttcaaatataaattatacaacacCACGGAATGATATAGACGCCTTAATGAATGGATCTGTTTGTGTCGTCCAAGAACCGATGCCACTTAAAAACGGTTACATAGGTATCAGTTCTTTTGGTTTCGGAGGAGCTAATGTTCATGCATTATTAAAGTGGAATCACaaacagaaaaattacaatggTTTACCGAATAATGACTTGCCAAGACTTGTGATATTATCTGGAAGTACTGAAAAATCTGTTAAGTTGTTTCTAAATGAC gTTGTTAATCATCCAATAGATAAAGAATACATTCGTTTATTACACGACATCCATACAGACAATATAGAAGGACACACATGGAGAGGATTTATTATACTTCATAATCAGAAACAAGAATCAATAAAGGAAATTCAACATTGTGAAAGCGTAAAAAGACctgtttgttttatattttctgctCTAGGCACACAATGGCCAGGAATGg gacaaaacttattaaaattgcaagtTTTTGCAAATACAATAAGAATGTGCGATACTATTTTAAAACCATATGATATAAGTGTCACGGATATTTTAACAAGGACAGATGAAAAAGTGTTCGAAAACGCTTTATATGCCTTTCTTGGTATCATCGCTATTCAG ATTGGCTTAGTAGACCTCTTGACATCCTTAGGGATTATTCCGGATTACATGGTTAGTCATTCCGCTGGTGAACTCGGTTGTGCCTACGCGGACAAATGTCTCACTATTGAACAAACCATTTTGTCAGCATATTTTATAGGTTTGGCATGCGTAGAAGGAAAAGTAATTCGTAGCTCTATGGCACTTGTCAATcttaattacaaaaacttaaaaaatctaatttcaaaggaaattgaaataatttgccGCAATAGCGAGAATAGCAGTGTTGTGTGTGGACCGAcagaatttatacaaaaatttattaaaaaattgcag cttaataatatttacgtgaAGGAGATCTATTGCAACGTACCTTATCACAGTTCTTATCTCGCATCCGTAAAAACTGAACTTCTGTTAAATTTGAACAATGTAATACCACGGCCGAAGAAACGGAGTCCAAAGTGGATCAGTACTTTAATACCTCGTACTGAATGGTTTACTTCAAGTTTCTCATCGGCGGACTATCATACCCACAGTATATTAAACACCGTTTTCTTTGAACAAACAAGGCATTTAATTCCAAGTAATGCTGTGATTATTGAAATCACACCAGACAGCgttttgcaaaacattttaaaagaatatttgcatccaaaaataataaacattgtaCTGAATAGACGCACCGAACAAAATGTTGAAGTATTTTTGCAAGGAATTGGGAGGCTTTATAACTATGGTTTACAGCCGCAGGTCGCCAATCTATACCCGCCAGTGGAATTTCCGGTTAGCCGAGGAACTCCTATGATCTCTCCATCGATCag ATGGAATCATTCTGAAGATTGGTTTATACCGGACTGTAAAACACATAAGTatttgaaaagagaaagatacaTCGAAATTTCCCTTAAAGATGTAGATTATGACTATTTCGCCGGACACGTAATAGATGGGAGAATTTTGTTGCCCGCAACAGGTTATCTTGTACTTGTTTGGCAAACCATTGGCATGATGAAAGGATTAATGTTCTCAACAGTACCGATAATATTTCgagatgtaaaatttattcgtgCTACTCATTTGACAACAAATAATACTGTAACATTAAGGATTGCGATACAGAAAG atGGGAGTTTTGAAATAACCGAAGGTGATGGCATTGTGGTAACAGGCGTAGCGTACGATACATCGAATCCAAAACAAGAAATGACTTCGACAGACTTATTATCAGAGATTGACGATGAAGAAGAAATGACTGCTCGAGATATCTACAAGGAATTGAAACTCCGCGGTTATCAGTATAGCGGCTGGTTTCGTGAATTAAAGAGTGCATCCGTTTCAGGTAATAAAGGACATATCGTTTGGAAAAATTGGGTTACGTTTATGGATAATATGCTACAAATGCGTCTTATCGGATACGATACTAAAGGTTTGTATGTTCCTACGAGTATTCAAAAAGTGGTGATTAATCCTGAACTTCATATTTCAACGCTAAGACATTATGCAGATTATGTGACAG ATACTATATTACCCGTACAAATATACAGAGAGATAGATTCGATTATAGCAGGTGGAATAGAGATACAAGGTCTTAATGCTACTCAGATTTCTCGACGGAAATTAACCCAAGAGGCCGTTATTGAACACCACATATTTATAGCTCATCAAGATAGCgttgaaatttctttaaaagagGCGATTCGAATATCCGCGCAACTCGCGCTGGAAGATCATCAAATCACTAAAGTGAAAGCTATTGAGTTGCTGGAAGAGGTCGATAATGTTACATTAGAATATCTTTCGTCTTCATTGTTGATTGAAGCTTTTGAGGATATACCATTGATACAAACGAATGTCACTCTATTAACATCGCCCAATCGTTTCAGTTCAGAAAActtatcacaaaatattttaatcgccGATATAAACAAACCAACTGTAAACGATAAAGTCTTAATAGTTGCCGGATACAATCTTCTGTCTAAACAGCAAACTTCTTTAGAACGACTTTTGCCATTTCTAAAAGAAGGTGGCTATCTGTTGACGCGTGAAAAGTGCGACATGTGTGATTATAACATGCATCAGCAAAAATACGAATTAAACGTTATTCTTGAAAAGCGCACTGATAAAGAAAAGGTTGTTCttatgaagaaaaaagtttttgtaacGAAACAAATTGTTGTtcatattagtaataataactttaactGGTTAGATGATTTAAAGTCCCTTGTAAGCGACGAAAGCAAACTCGAGGAGGATAATAGAATCATAGTTGTTGGAGAGGGAGACTCTGAGTGTGGTCTGTTGGGTTTTGTTAACTGCTTGAGAAAAGAACCAGGTGGAGAACTTGTTAGGGGTGTACTTATTCAAGATAAAGAAGCTCCTAAATTTTCTCTTCAAGACCCCTTCTATTTACAACAATTGGAAAAAGACCTGACTATTAATGTATTACGGTCTAATAAAATCTGGGGATCGTACAGACATTTACGATTATCACAGGAAGCCGAACTTGTTCCTACCGCTCACGTTAGCCAAATG ATTTGTGGtgatttaaatacattttgttggatagaaaatgattTATCCATTCGATATTGTCGTGAGGACCTAGTACATGTTGTATATTCAtctcttaattttaaagatgtaaTGCTTGCTACtggtaaattaatacataatatggCACTTTCTCGAGGACGGTTATTTGAATACATTCCTCTTGGATTGGAATACGTTGGATTCGATGTCAACGGTCAACGAGTAATGGGAGTTAATGATACCga ttgcATAGCAAACGTTGTTGTaaagaataaagatttatgtTGGAAAGTACCGGACGCATGGACATTTGAAGAAGCTGCGACGGTTCCATGCGTTTACAGTACAGTTTACTTCgccttatatatttatgggAAAATGAGGAAAGGCGATAAAATACTTATACACTCTGGTACTGGCGGCATTGGACAGGCAGCTATTCATCTCGCTCTCAAAGAAGGATGCGAAGTGTTCACTACCGTAGGCACGAGTGACaaacgaaattttattaaaagagtgTTTCCTTCAATTTTGGATGAACATATTGGAAATTCTCGAGATATCAGCTTTGAACAAATGATAATGCGGCAAACGAACGGTCGCGGAGTTGATATCGTGTTGAATTCATTAGCAGAAGAGAAATTAATCGCTTCCGTTCGTTGTTTGGCTCAAAACGGTCGTTTTTTGGAAATCGGGAAATTTGATCTTGTTTCTAACAATTCTCTTTGTATTTCTGCCTTTCAGAAAGGTATTAGCTTTCatggaattttattagataatatatttattggtGATCACAAGTATAAATTCATATTACGCAAAATGATAATCGATGGTCTTAAGAACGAAACCATCAAACCTATTCAAGTAAAAAGTTTCCCGAAAACAAACATTGAAGAAGTTTTTAGATACATGGCGAGTGGAAAACACATGGGAAAG ataattataaatatccagGAAAAAGATACACCTTTAGACAAGCCCATTCCTGCATATCGTCGCTATTATTGTCTTAaccacaaaaattatattgtactaGGAGGTCTGGGTGGATTTGGTTTAGAATTAACCGATTGGCTGATATTTCGTGGTGCTAGAAACGTAGTGTTAATCTCGCGAACTGGAATAAAAAATGGTTATCAACTCATGAAGATTCAACTATGGAAATCGTATGGTGTAAATGTGCACATTATCAAGGATATTGATGTCACCGATCCTAAAGATTGTGAATACCTCTTACGAACTGCAGAAAGCGAAGCATCAGTGGACGCGATATTTAACCTCGGTGTGGtgctaaaagataacattctaaaaaatcaaacaacaGAGACATTTGCAGAGTCTTTTCAGTCAAAGGCCCGTGCGACGCAAACTTTGGATAAACTATCCAGAAAATTTTGCCCTAAACTGAGGAATTTCGTAGTGTTCTCTTCCGTTTCCTGCGGTAGAGGCAATGCTGGACAGAGTAATTATGGCATGGCTAATTCTGTTATGGAGAGAGTATGCGAAAAGAGGGCAGAGGAAGGATTACCCGGATTGGCAATTCAATGGGGGGCTGTTGGTGACGTGGGTCTCGTCGCTGACATGCAAGAAAACGATAAGGAATTGATTATTGGTGGTACcttacaacaaaaaatatcctGTTGTCTAGATGAActcgataaatttttacttcaaacCCGACCAGTCGTGAGCAGTATGGTCGTAGCTGAAAAGAAATCTGGATCTGGTGAACATGACAGTCCGATAAAAGCTGTTGCCGGTATTTTAG aTATAAAAGACATGAAAGTTGTTAGTCAAAATACATCACTGGCCGAACTTGGAATGGACTCCATGATGGCTGTGGAAATCAGACAAACTTTGGAACgagaatttgatatttttcttactACACAAGAGATATCTAATCTCACATTTGCGAAACTTGATAAGATGTCCAATACAAACGTCAATAATTATGATAAGCAGCATGAGAATAATCTTAATGCAGATAAAGGGACCTATGAGATAAAATTGCCAGTTGGTATTTTAGAAgacaaagattttatttcagaGCTCTATTTTGATCTCTTGACTGAAAAACAAAATGCTACGACTGAAGTTTTTCTTATACCGGGAATCGACGGGTGTGGgacaatatttgataatttagcagcagatattaaattttcagcaACATCTTTACATTATAGCataaataatactaatgcAACAGACGTCATATTGGAAACAACTGATCGTTTTCTCAAC CATATATTACCAAAATTAAGAGGCGGAAAAGATTTTGTAATGGTAGGATACTCCTTTGGTTCTATTATTGCAATTGAGATAACAAGAAGATTAGAAGCCTTAAATGTTAAAGGTCGTTTGGTTCTAATCGACGGCGCTCCTGAACAAATGCGAATAATGTACAAACATGttacatcaaattttaatgatgCGGATCTTCAGTTTGCtgttttaatcaatattatggAAATGTACTCAGGAACTAGTAAAGAG ATTATAATGGAACTGCAGAAATGTAATACCTGGGAGGAACGATACAATATTTTCGCAAAATCGTTTTTAGTTATGAATACGTCACTGTCCccagtaaatttaaaaacgctATGTACTACAGTATACAAACATTCATCCGCTTTGCGGCACTACGATCCTTCTACACTACCACCAATTAAATCTCCTATAATCTTGTTAAAACCTACACAGCCGTTACATACACTAATGACGGATGAAGATTATGGTTTGCATAAg atAACTCAAAACACAGTTCAAGTACATTACGTCAACGGTACTCATGTGACAATATTGAGAAATGAAAAGGTGTCAACTGCAATTAACGGGAAACCACCCTTTATCATTTAA